A single Rhizobium etli CFN 42 DNA region contains:
- a CDS encoding IS3-like element ISRel21 family transposase (programmed frameshift) — protein MKASQFSDAQKAFILKQGDEGVSVAEICRKAGISQATYFNWKKKYAGMLPPEMKRLKQLEDENSRLKKIVADLTLDREMLQDVIRRKPLRPARKREMVKGMCCDWAISIRRACGALNFDRSTHHYTSRRADQAGLERRIREICEIRVRYGYRRVHVLLEREGWGTNIKRTYRIYRDLGLQLRNKTPKRRVKAKLREDRHMAVGPNDVWAMDFVHDQLAIGKKLRVLTVVDTFSRYVPVLDPRHSYRGEDVVQTLERVCQKAGYPKTIRVDQGTEFVSRDLDLWAYSKGVTLDFSRPGKPTDNAFIEAFNGRFRAECLNQHWFLTLADAREKMEDWRRYYNEERPHGAIGNKVPISLVNSGCATSPPP, from the exons ATGAAAGCGTCGCAGTTTTCGGACGCTCAGAAGGCGTTCATTCTGAAGCAAGGTGATGAAGGCGTGTCGGTTGCTGAAATCTGCAGGAAGGCGGGGATCAGCCAGGCGACTTATTTCAACTGGAAGAAAAAATACGCGGGCATGCTGCCACCGGAGATGAAGAGGCTGAAACAGCTCGAGGACGAGAATTCGCGCCTGAAGAAGATCGTCGCGGATCTGACGCTGGACCGCGAGATGTTGCAGGATGTCATCCGCCGAAAGC CTCTAAGGCCTGCTCGGAAGCGGGAGATGGTGAAAGGCATGTGCTGCGATTGGGCGATCTCGATCCGACGTGCTTGTGGAGCGTTGAACTTCGATCGATCAACTCACCACTATACCTCTCGCCGTGCTGATCAGGCCGGTCTGGAACGTCGTATTCGCGAGATCTGCGAGATCCGTGTGCGGTACGGCTATCGCCGCGTGCATGTGCTGTTGGAACGCGAGGGTTGGGGCACCAACATCAAGCGAACCTACCGCATTTACAGGGACTTGGGGCTACAGTTGCGGAACAAGACACCGAAGCGGAGGGTAAAGGCCAAGCTTCGCGAGGATCGGCACATGGCCGTCGGACCCAACGACGTCTGGGCGATGGACTTCGTCCATGACCAACTCGCAATCGGTAAGAAACTGCGCGTGCTGACGGTGGTCGACACCTTCTCGCGCTACGTGCCGGTGCTTGATCCACGTCATAGCTATAGAGGCGAAGACGTTGTGCAAACCCTTGAACGGGTGTGCCAAAAAGCCGGCTATCCGAAAACGATCCGTGTCGACCAAGGGACGGAATTCGTGTCGCGCGACTTGGACCTGTGGGCCTATTCCAAGGGCGTGACGTTGGACTTCTCACGCCCCGGCAAGCCAACTGATAATGCCTTCATCGAAGCGTTCAATGGCCGCTTCCGTGCAGAATGCCTGAACCAGCATTGGTTCCTGACCCTTGCGGATGCCCGCGAAAAGATGGAGGATTGGCGTAGATACTACAATGAGGAAAGACCTCATGGTGCGATCGGCAACAAGGTGCCGATCTCGTTGGTGAATTCAGGGTGCGCAACCAGCCCGCCTCCCTGA
- the tnpA gene encoding IS66-like element accessory protein TnpA — MSCATIISPIEVLSVDDLGRRRDWSDEEKVRIVEESLHGYRQGSATARRYGLSRSLLTTWRRECRSGLLSVSASTSFVPLSILPPPAASSEMMAPLQADGDKLIEIGLPNGRRLMIPASLDPTILARLLPVVDGS; from the coding sequence ATGTCATGCGCTACAATCATTTCCCCCATTGAGGTTCTGTCCGTCGACGATCTTGGTCGCCGTCGAGATTGGTCGGATGAAGAGAAGGTGCGGATTGTCGAAGAAAGTCTGCACGGATACCGGCAGGGTTCGGCGACAGCACGGCGTTATGGATTGTCGCGGTCATTGTTGACGACCTGGCGGCGGGAGTGCCGAAGCGGGCTTCTGAGCGTTTCCGCATCAACGAGCTTCGTGCCGCTTTCGATTTTGCCGCCGCCTGCAGCATCTTCCGAGATGATGGCTCCACTCCAGGCGGACGGCGATAAGTTGATCGAGATCGGCCTGCCGAACGGCCGACGACTGATGATCCCAGCCTCGCTTGATCCGACCATTCTTGCCCGCCTGTTGCCCGTCGTGGATGGGTCATGA
- a CDS encoding IS66-like element ISRel19 family transposase: protein METAPLDSQDELNTLRALVAEQAAKLESQEAEVIKRDSIIGLLRAQLELLRHRQHGASSEKIDRKIEQFELMLEEIEASRAEAEQRSGKPPLPELDDASEKPKRKPLPDDLTTEELVYAAPCNCPTCGGTSFLKAADRVVQVLEHVPASVKIVRHVEKRMICRECDTTVAGEMPTLPIERGKPGPGLLAHIMIAKFDDHIPLYRLSEMYDRLGIDISRSVMADWVGRVSALLTPLVLLIRAHIAALDRIHTDDTPVDVLDPGRGKTKTGRVWVYIFDGSGYQSATPAAIAYYYSPDRRGAHPADHLASFSGVMHADGYGGYKKLYGNQIIEAACMAHVRRKFHDVIKLKPSPIAEEALSRIGALYDIENRIRGMSADERRTLRQHHARPVLDELKAWIEATLSTLPQKQRLAEAMRYALSRWAALSVYIDDGRVEIDNNIAERAMRPLGIGRKNWLFAGSDKGGERIANILTIIETVKLQGHNPEVYLTDVLTRIQDHPEDRIEDLLPWNWTPAKARCEAA, encoded by the coding sequence ATGGAAACAGCGCCGCTGGACAGTCAGGACGAGCTCAATACTTTGCGCGCACTCGTCGCGGAACAGGCGGCAAAACTTGAGAGCCAGGAAGCCGAGGTCATCAAGCGAGACTCCATAATCGGGCTTCTTCGCGCGCAACTGGAGCTTCTCCGACATCGGCAACATGGCGCGTCTTCGGAAAAGATCGACAGGAAGATCGAGCAATTCGAGCTGATGTTGGAGGAGATCGAGGCCTCCCGGGCCGAGGCTGAACAGCGCTCCGGGAAACCGCCTCTGCCGGAGTTGGACGACGCATCCGAGAAGCCGAAGCGCAAGCCTCTACCCGATGATCTCACCACCGAAGAACTGGTCTATGCAGCTCCCTGCAATTGCCCGACCTGCGGTGGCACTTCGTTCCTGAAGGCGGCCGACAGAGTGGTCCAGGTGCTGGAGCACGTGCCGGCGTCGGTCAAGATTGTCCGGCATGTCGAGAAGCGCATGATCTGCAGGGAATGCGATACGACAGTGGCTGGCGAGATGCCGACCTTGCCGATCGAGCGCGGCAAACCCGGGCCGGGGCTGCTCGCCCACATCATGATCGCCAAATTCGACGATCACATTCCCCTTTACCGCCTGTCAGAGATGTACGACCGGTTGGGGATAGACATCTCCCGATCCGTAATGGCCGACTGGGTCGGCCGGGTATCTGCATTGCTGACACCACTTGTCCTGTTAATCAGGGCCCATATCGCCGCACTCGACCGAATACATACGGACGATACCCCGGTCGATGTTCTCGACCCCGGGCGGGGCAAGACAAAAACCGGCAGGGTCTGGGTCTACATCTTTGACGGCAGTGGCTATCAATCCGCCACTCCCGCAGCCATTGCCTATTACTACAGCCCCGACCGCAGGGGCGCACATCCGGCTGATCACCTGGCAAGCTTCAGCGGCGTCATGCATGCCGACGGCTACGGGGGTTACAAGAAGCTCTATGGCAACCAGATCATTGAAGCCGCCTGCATGGCGCATGTGCGCCGCAAGTTCCATGATGTGATAAAGCTCAAGCCGTCTCCGATCGCTGAGGAAGCGCTGTCACGCATCGGCGCTCTCTACGATATCGAGAACCGTATCCGAGGCATGTCGGCTGACGAGCGGCGCACCCTGCGCCAACACCATGCCCGGCCTGTTCTGGACGAACTCAAGGCCTGGATCGAGGCGACACTCTCGACTTTGCCTCAGAAGCAGAGGCTGGCCGAGGCGATGCGATATGCCCTGTCGCGATGGGCAGCCTTAAGCGTCTACATCGACGATGGCCGTGTCGAAATCGACAACAACATCGCTGAACGAGCCATGCGTCCGCTTGGAATTGGAAGGAAGAACTGGCTGTTTGCCGGCTCGGACAAGGGCGGCGAGCGCATCGCCAACATCCTCACCATCATCGAGACGGTCAAACTGCAAGGCCATAATCCAGAGGTCTATCTGACGGATGTCCTGACCCGGATCCAGGATCACCCCGAAGACCGAATTGAAGACCTCCTGCCTTGGAACTGGACGCCGGCAAAAGCTCGATGCGAGGCCGCCTGA
- the tnpB gene encoding IS66 family insertion sequence element accessory protein TnpB (TnpB, as the term is used for proteins encoded by IS66 family insertion elements, is considered an accessory protein, since TnpC, encoded by a neighboring gene, is a DDE family transposase.), producing MIGPSGNVRVYLACGVTDMRRGIDGLSALVETVVREAPGSGAIFGFRGKRADRIKLLWWDGQGFCLFYKILERGYFPWPTAKEGVAHLTQAQLSMLVEGIDWRRPAWTSAPGRTG from the coding sequence ATGATCGGCCCATCGGGGAATGTGAGGGTCTATCTGGCCTGCGGAGTGACCGATATGCGGCGTGGCATTGATGGTCTGTCCGCGCTGGTCGAGACGGTCGTGAGGGAGGCACCGGGCTCGGGCGCAATCTTCGGCTTTCGCGGAAAACGCGCGGACCGGATCAAGCTGCTTTGGTGGGATGGCCAGGGGTTCTGTCTGTTCTACAAGATTTTGGAGCGCGGATACTTTCCCTGGCCGACGGCGAAAGAGGGTGTAGCGCACCTGACGCAGGCGCAGCTTTCGATGCTCGTTGAGGGGATCGATTGGCGACGCCCGGCGTGGACTTCCGCTCCCGGCCGAACGGGATAA
- the tnpB gene encoding IS66 family insertion sequence element accessory protein TnpB, giving the protein MIKVLWHDGVGMSLYLKRLEAGKFIWPVSQNGSAVPVSSAQLGYLLEGIDWRNPRWTQRPSKAGWPPAFLCFCWAFGMRHGSFRPWMMLLRR; this is encoded by the coding sequence CTGATCAAGGTCCTCTGGCATGACGGCGTCGGCATGTCGCTTTACCTGAAGCGGCTGGAAGCTGGAAAGTTCATCTGGCCGGTCAGCCAGAATGGCTCCGCCGTGCCTGTATCGTCGGCGCAGCTCGGCTATCTCCTGGAAGGGATCGACTGGCGCAACCCGCGCTGGACGCAGCGGCCTTCGAAGGCAGGCTGGCCGCCTGCATTCCTCTGTTTTTGTTGGGCTTTCGGCATGCGGCATGGTAGCTTTCGGCCATGGATGATGCTGCTTCGGAGATAG
- a CDS encoding potassium transporter Kup gives MSEESHPHEGHMTPSKLFYLALGSVGVVYGDIGTSPLYAFREALKPIAHDGLTRFEVISLISLMIWALTIIVTIKYVLFLLRADNEGEGGTLSLLALLMKTANGHTAILMLLGLMGAALFLGDAMITPALSVLSAVEGLKLVTPSLSDYIVPISVVILALLFVVQSRGTGAVARFFGPITAVWFLVMAAAGISHISDDFGILAAFNPYYAVSFLLHEGFYGVVVLGAVFLTVTGAEALYADLGHFGRRPIQWAWFLLVFPALTLNYLGQGALVLGKPETMSDPFYLMYPKWALLPVVILATAATIIASQAVITGAFSMVRQGINLGFLPRMEILFTSETNTGQIFVPSVNAVLFIGVIFLVLSFKTSDALATAYGISVTGAMVVTSIMAFEFVRARWNWSLPLAVVALAPLVVLELIFLGANLLKIHDGGYIPILIATAFTVIMWTWRRGTAILMEKTRHTDIPLPSFVSAIERKSDHSPAQVPGTAIFLTSDPESAPAALLHNLKHNHVLHDRNVILTIRTANKPRVLNQDRFRIEQISERFFRVELLFGYMEAQNVSQALAVLRKAGLKFDIMSTSFYLGRQKVIPDTNSGMPYWQDRFFILLANGASLPSDYFHLPANRVVELGSQIIV, from the coding sequence ATGTCCGAAGAGAGCCATCCGCACGAAGGCCACATGACGCCAAGCAAACTGTTCTATCTCGCGCTCGGTTCCGTCGGTGTCGTCTACGGCGATATCGGCACGAGCCCGCTTTATGCCTTTCGCGAGGCGCTGAAGCCCATCGCCCATGACGGCCTCACCCGCTTCGAGGTGATCAGCCTGATCTCGCTGATGATCTGGGCGCTGACGATCATCGTCACGATCAAATATGTGCTGTTTCTGCTGCGCGCCGACAACGAGGGCGAGGGCGGCACGCTGTCGCTGCTTGCCCTGTTGATGAAGACCGCCAACGGCCATACCGCCATCCTTATGCTGCTCGGCCTGATGGGCGCCGCCCTCTTCCTCGGCGATGCGATGATCACGCCGGCGCTGTCGGTGCTCTCGGCCGTCGAGGGCCTGAAGCTCGTCACGCCGAGCTTGTCGGACTATATCGTGCCGATTTCGGTGGTGATCCTGGCGCTGCTCTTCGTCGTGCAATCGCGCGGCACCGGCGCCGTCGCCAGGTTCTTCGGCCCGATCACCGCCGTCTGGTTCCTCGTCATGGCCGCCGCCGGCATTTCCCACATCTCCGACGATTTCGGCATTCTCGCCGCCTTCAATCCCTATTATGCCGTCAGCTTCCTGCTGCATGAGGGCTTTTACGGCGTCGTCGTGCTCGGCGCCGTCTTTCTGACGGTGACGGGCGCCGAGGCGCTTTACGCCGATCTCGGCCATTTCGGCCGCCGCCCGATCCAGTGGGCCTGGTTCCTGCTGGTCTTCCCGGCGCTGACGCTGAACTATCTCGGGCAGGGGGCTCTGGTTCTCGGCAAGCCGGAGACGATGTCGGATCCCTTCTATCTGATGTACCCGAAATGGGCGCTGCTGCCGGTCGTCATTCTGGCGACCGCCGCGACGATCATCGCCAGCCAGGCGGTCATCACCGGCGCCTTCTCGATGGTACGCCAGGGCATCAACCTCGGCTTCCTGCCGCGCATGGAAATCCTCTTCACCTCGGAAACCAATACCGGGCAGATCTTCGTGCCGTCGGTCAATGCCGTGCTGTTCATCGGTGTCATCTTCCTGGTCCTGAGCTTCAAGACCTCCGATGCGCTGGCGACCGCCTATGGTATCTCGGTCACCGGCGCCATGGTCGTCACCTCGATCATGGCCTTCGAATTCGTTCGGGCCCGCTGGAACTGGTCGCTTCCGCTTGCGGTGGTCGCGCTTGCGCCGCTGGTCGTGCTCGAATTGATCTTCCTCGGCGCCAATCTTTTGAAGATCCACGACGGCGGCTATATCCCGATCCTGATCGCCACCGCCTTTACCGTCATCATGTGGACCTGGCGCCGCGGCACCGCGATCCTGATGGAAAAGACCCGCCACACCGATATTCCGCTCCCCTCCTTCGTCAGCGCGATCGAGCGTAAGAGCGACCATTCGCCGGCCCAGGTTCCGGGCACCGCGATCTTCCTGACCAGCGATCCGGAATCGGCGCCTGCCGCGCTTCTCCACAATCTTAAGCACAACCATGTGCTTCATGATCGCAACGTCATCCTGACGATCCGCACGGCCAACAAGCCGCGCGTCCTGAACCAGGACCGCTTCAGGATCGAGCAGATTTCCGAGCGCTTCTTCCGCGTCGAACTGCTCTTCGGCTACATGGAAGCGCAGAACGTCTCGCAGGCCCTGGCAGTGTTACGCAAGGCCGGACTGAAGTTCGACATCATGTCGACCTCCTTCTATCTCGGCCGCCAGAAGGTAATACCGGACACCAATTCAGGCATGCCCTACTGGCAGGACCGGTTCTTCATCCTCCTCGCGAATGGGGCCTCTCTACCATCAGACTATTTCCACCTCCCCGCCAACCGGGTGGTTGAACTAGGATCGCAGATTATCGTTTAG
- a CDS encoding DUF736 domain-containing protein, which produces MATIGTFTTSETGFNGSIRTLALNVKARIARVENPSDKGPHFRIYAGNVELGAAWQKRSEQDRDYLSVKLDDPSFPAPIYATLTEVEGEDGYQLIWSRPNRD; this is translated from the coding sequence ATGGCAACCATCGGCACCTTCACCACCTCCGAAACCGGCTTCAATGGCTCGATCCGCACGCTCGCCCTCAACGTCAAGGCCCGCATCGCCCGCGTCGAAAACCCCTCCGACAAGGGCCCGCACTTCCGCATCTACGCCGGCAACGTCGAGCTGGGTGCGGCCTGGCAGAAGCGCTCCGAGCAGGACCGCGACTACCTCTCGGTCAAGCTCGACGATCCGAGCTTCCCCGCTCCGATCTACGCGACGCTCACCGAGGTCGAGGGCGAGGACGGCTACCAGCTGATCTGGTCCCGCCCCAACCGGGACTGA
- a CDS encoding NAD/NADP octopine/nopaline dehydrogenase family protein, translating to MRKCLRQKSLSSIINTEFGKGKFTSQSYNQISLNMKVLIIGAGNLGNAFAADLSSRNHRVSIWTHPSHPGNSIKIANEGLEAKGAVVGHFYPTILPDLGHAVSEAEAIIVTIPAKAGVKEELKVRLAEHDLASKILIWVPGLLASLVGVKLSTAATFEASNSPYGCRIDEGKAFIKAFKKVIEIAAFDADSETEYRSQVEALFPSRLEWRANILDVAMHNTNFITHPVTVIENAQRILAGESFRFYRDGMTPSVCEKMEKLDELRMSVIAKFNFAGISHIGLVNRWYGRNEPNYLAFARNSPSHNATLGVPSDMQHRYLTEDCRMLPFYRGLAEKFGINAEIADWVLAQARALAGEDFEETGLTLAKLDMEGLSGDEIVAKWGAN from the coding sequence ATGCGTAAGTGCTTACGTCAAAAATCCCTTTCATCGATTATAAATACGGAGTTTGGCAAGGGGAAATTCACATCTCAATCCTACAATCAAATTTCTCTAAATATGAAAGTCCTTATTATCGGCGCCGGTAATCTTGGAAACGCGTTCGCCGCGGACTTATCCAGCCGAAATCATCGGGTTTCAATTTGGACTCACCCCAGTCATCCCGGCAACAGCATCAAGATTGCCAATGAAGGGCTAGAAGCAAAGGGGGCTGTTGTTGGGCATTTCTACCCCACCATTCTCCCAGACCTTGGCCATGCCGTATCCGAGGCAGAAGCAATCATTGTTACCATTCCCGCTAAGGCCGGCGTTAAGGAAGAGCTGAAGGTCAGGCTGGCTGAACATGACCTCGCAAGCAAGATCCTTATATGGGTTCCCGGACTTTTGGCGAGCCTGGTTGGGGTTAAGCTAAGCACTGCTGCCACGTTTGAGGCGTCCAACTCACCTTATGGCTGCCGTATCGATGAAGGTAAGGCTTTCATTAAGGCCTTTAAAAAGGTGATTGAGATTGCCGCTTTCGATGCTGACAGTGAGACGGAGTATCGAAGTCAAGTCGAAGCTCTCTTTCCAAGTAGGCTTGAATGGCGTGCAAACATACTGGATGTCGCCATGCACAACACCAATTTCATCACTCATCCGGTGACCGTGATAGAGAACGCCCAGCGCATCCTGGCTGGTGAGAGCTTTCGCTTTTATAGGGACGGTATGACCCCCTCCGTCTGTGAGAAGATGGAGAAACTTGATGAACTCCGCATGTCCGTTATTGCGAAGTTCAATTTTGCAGGGATTAGCCACATCGGTCTGGTCAATCGTTGGTATGGAAGGAACGAGCCAAACTACCTCGCGTTTGCGCGCAATTCTCCCTCTCACAATGCCACGCTTGGAGTTCCCTCCGACATGCAGCACCGTTACCTTACTGAAGACTGCCGGATGCTCCCCTTTTACAGAGGCCTTGCAGAAAAGTTCGGTATCAACGCCGAGATCGCGGACTGGGTTTTGGCTCAAGCACGGGCTTTAGCCGGAGAGGACTTCGAAGAAACCGGACTGACCCTAGCTAAACTGGATATGGAGGGTCTCTCTGGGGATGAAATCGTCGCGAAATGGGGTGCAAATTAA
- a CDS encoding IS5-like element ISRel20 family transposase codes for MSWTAIARREHNRDVLRFPSDLKDREWALIKPLIPPARRGGRRRTTNMRSVAEAILYIASSGCQWRILPGDFPPVSTVRGYFYAWRAIGLWQSINQLLVMAAREIEGREAQPTAGIIDSQSVKATQSGGISGYDAGKKIKGRKRQIVTDTLGFLIFVFIHAADIQDRDGAPHVLKAIRRRFPWLRHIFADGGYAGAKLRRAMSGHGDWTIEIVKRSDHAKGFVVLPKRWVVERTFAWLGRCRRLAKDWEKSIESATAWAQIASIRMLIRRIARYWIYE; via the coding sequence ATGAGCTGGACTGCTATCGCTCGCCGTGAGCATAACCGAGACGTGCTTCGTTTTCCAAGTGATTTGAAGGACCGGGAATGGGCGTTGATCAAACCGCTGATCCCGCCAGCGCGTCGTGGCGGGCGGCGTCGGACGACGAATATGCGCTCGGTCGCGGAGGCGATCCTCTATATCGCCTCGAGCGGCTGCCAATGGCGCATACTGCCGGGCGATTTTCCGCCGGTTTCGACAGTGCGCGGTTATTTTTATGCTTGGCGCGCGATCGGACTGTGGCAGAGCATCAACCAGCTTCTGGTGATGGCGGCGCGGGAAATCGAGGGACGGGAGGCGCAACCGACGGCAGGGATTATCGACAGCCAAAGCGTCAAGGCCACGCAAAGCGGCGGAATATCCGGCTATGATGCAGGCAAGAAGATTAAGGGCCGCAAGCGTCAGATTGTCACCGATACGCTTGGATTTCTGATCTTCGTGTTCATCCATGCTGCCGACATACAGGATCGCGACGGCGCACCCCATGTCCTCAAGGCGATCCGCCGCCGTTTTCCGTGGCTGCGCCACATCTTCGCCGATGGTGGCTACGCCGGAGCCAAGTTGAGGCGAGCAATGAGCGGCCATGGTGACTGGACGATCGAAATCGTCAAGCGTTCGGATCACGCCAAGGGCTTCGTCGTCCTGCCCAAGAGATGGGTGGTGGAAAGGACTTTCGCCTGGCTTGGACGCTGCCGCCGTCTCGCCAAGGATTGGGAGAAATCGATCGAAAGCGCAACCGCATGGGCGCAAATCGCTTCAATCAGAATGCTCATAAGGCGCATCGCAAGGTATTGGATATACGAATGA
- the tnpA gene encoding IS66-like element accessory protein TnpA yields the protein MARIEIMSGTERRRRWSDEAKLRILAEADEPGARIGDVARRHDIHPGQIRLWRQSFNYADRPTVFLPVEITEEVGVSQPSTASTRPTIVEILLRNGRSLKVAVDVELKLLGPLVACVEAV from the coding sequence ATGGCTCGCATAGAGATCATGTCCGGTACCGAGCGCAGACGGCGTTGGTCGGACGAGGCGAAGCTGAGGATACTTGCGGAAGCTGATGAGCCCGGTGCTCGCATTGGCGATGTGGCGCGCCGGCACGACATTCATCCGGGCCAGATCCGCTTGTGGCGGCAATCATTCAACTATGCCGATCGGCCGACGGTGTTCCTCCCGGTGGAAATCACGGAGGAGGTTGGCGTAAGCCAGCCGTCTACCGCATCAACAAGGCCGACGATCGTTGAGATCTTGCTTCGAAACGGTCGGAGCTTGAAGGTTGCGGTTGACGTTGAGTTGAAGCTGCTTGGCCCGCTCGTCGCTTGCGTGGAGGCGGTATGA
- a CDS encoding IS66-like element ISRel24 family transposase, whose translation MDDAASEIARLRAALAASEARAASAEADLAQVRAVVTTSEAMIRHLKLEIAKIRREQYGQSSERRARLIEQMKLQLQELEADATEDEIAAERVATRITNVSAFERRRPARKPFPEHLPRERLVIDAPSTCTCCGSPRIVKMGEDITETLEIIPRQWKVIQTVREKFTCRDCEKISQPPAPFHATPRGWAGPHLLATILFEKFGQHQPLNRQAERYAREGVALSLSTLADQVGACTTALQPIHDLIRAHVLAAERLHGDDTTVPLLARGATKQARLWTYVRDDRPFAGGAPPAALFHFSPDREKTHPNTHLAGWHGTLQADAYGGYNDLYRVDRRPALVISALCWSHARRKFFELADIAGNVRKGKPAHEISPVALEAVARIDALFDIERGINGMPAEDRLAARLQHARPLVEELHDWLMAQRGQMSKHNPVAKAINYMFEKEGRWEAFARFLDDGRLCLTNNAAERALRGVALGRTAWLFAGSQRGGERAAFMYSLIVTAKMNDIDPQAWLADVLARMPGIPVSRLPELLPWNLPAGSARQVAA comes from the coding sequence ATGGATGATGCTGCTTCGGAGATAGCCAGACTGCGCGCCGCGCTTGCGGCATCGGAAGCGCGTGCCGCCTCTGCCGAGGCCGACCTCGCACAGGTGCGCGCGGTCGTGACGACGTCTGAGGCGATGATCCGGCATCTCAAGCTCGAGATCGCCAAGATACGTCGCGAGCAGTACGGCCAGAGCTCGGAGCGCCGCGCCCGGCTGATCGAGCAAATGAAATTGCAGCTCCAAGAACTTGAAGCCGACGCCACCGAAGACGAGATCGCTGCGGAACGCGTGGCGACGAGAATCACAAATGTCTCCGCTTTCGAACGCCGCCGGCCGGCCCGCAAGCCGTTTCCCGAGCACCTGCCGCGCGAGCGCCTGGTCATCGATGCCCCGTCGACCTGCACCTGCTGCGGCTCGCCCCGCATCGTGAAGATGGGCGAAGACATCACCGAGACGCTGGAGATCATTCCGCGCCAGTGGAAGGTGATCCAGACGGTTCGCGAGAAGTTCACCTGTAGGGACTGCGAGAAGATCAGCCAGCCACCGGCCCCTTTCCATGCGACACCGCGGGGATGGGCAGGACCGCACCTGCTGGCGACGATCCTGTTCGAGAAGTTCGGCCAACATCAGCCATTGAACCGCCAGGCTGAGCGCTACGCCAGGGAAGGCGTCGCTCTCAGTCTCTCCACACTGGCCGATCAGGTCGGAGCCTGCACGACGGCCCTGCAGCCGATCCATGACCTGATCCGTGCCCATGTTCTGGCCGCCGAGCGGCTGCATGGTGACGACACCACCGTGCCGCTTCTGGCCAGGGGAGCAACAAAGCAGGCGAGGCTCTGGACTTACGTCCGCGATGACCGCCCTTTCGCGGGCGGCGCGCCTCCCGCCGCACTCTTCCACTTCTCTCCCGATCGCGAGAAGACCCACCCCAACACGCATCTCGCCGGATGGCACGGCACCCTGCAAGCCGATGCCTATGGCGGCTACAACGACCTCTATCGTGTCGACCGCCGCCCCGCGCTGGTGATCAGCGCACTTTGCTGGAGCCACGCGCGGCGCAAATTCTTCGAACTCGCTGACATCGCCGGCAACGTGCGCAAGGGCAAACCTGCCCACGAGATATCGCCCGTCGCGCTTGAGGCCGTTGCCCGCATCGACGCGCTCTTCGACATCGAGCGCGGCATAAACGGAATGCCTGCCGAGGATAGGCTCGCAGCGAGGCTGCAACATGCTCGCCCGCTCGTCGAAGAACTGCACGATTGGCTCATGGCCCAGCGCGGGCAAATGTCGAAGCACAACCCCGTCGCCAAGGCGATCAACTACATGTTCGAGAAGGAGGGTCGCTGGGAAGCCTTCGCCCGGTTCCTCGACGACGGCAGACTGTGTCTGACGAACAATGCCGCCGAACGAGCCCTGCGCGGCGTTGCTCTCGGAAGAACGGCATGGCTATTCGCCGGTTCCCAGCGCGGAGGCGAGCGTGCTGCCTTCATGTATTCCCTAATCGTCACGGCAAAGATGAACGATATCGATCCGCAGGCCTGGTTGGCGGACGTGCTCGCCCGCATGCCTGGCATTCCCGTATCACGGCTGCCGGAACTGTTGCCGTGGAACTTGCCCGCCGGAAGCGCCCGGCAGGTGGCGGCCTGA